From Pseudobdellovibrio exovorus JSS, a single genomic window includes:
- a CDS encoding SDR family oxidoreductase gives MQKTVLVTGASSGIGLETVRALFTEGYNVVATVRKDVDEDRLNQLYNKKIHIVKMDVTDEAAIAELPQVLKKRFNITQLDGLVNNAGVANAGPFKYMNFTEVQQTFQVNVLGLMRITQVLLPLLGAVPNSKHEGRIINISSVSGEGAMPFLSIYSASKFAVEGFSEGLRRELMLFKTKVIVVAPGSIKTPIWDKGFHSIRQRYQETEYDESFQLFIQMARNEEQNGLHPSDVSRDILHALSSETPKLRYSPVPRKIRNYYLTKLIPVSWMDTLTAKMLKLVP, from the coding sequence ATGCAAAAAACTGTCTTAGTTACAGGTGCCAGTAGTGGAATTGGACTAGAAACAGTCAGAGCTCTTTTTACAGAAGGCTATAATGTCGTAGCCACAGTCAGAAAAGACGTGGATGAAGATCGCCTGAATCAGCTTTATAACAAAAAAATTCACATCGTCAAAATGGACGTGACAGACGAAGCGGCCATAGCTGAGTTACCTCAGGTTTTGAAAAAGCGTTTTAATATCACGCAATTGGATGGTCTGGTAAACAATGCAGGTGTGGCCAATGCGGGACCGTTTAAGTATATGAACTTCACAGAAGTGCAGCAGACGTTTCAAGTTAATGTCTTGGGTCTGATGCGCATCACACAAGTACTGTTGCCGTTATTGGGGGCCGTACCTAACAGTAAACACGAGGGACGTATTATCAATATCAGCTCTGTTTCTGGTGAAGGGGCCATGCCATTTCTGTCGATCTATTCTGCAAGCAAATTTGCAGTGGAGGGCTTTTCAGAGGGGCTCCGTCGTGAATTGATGCTATTCAAAACAAAAGTGATCGTGGTGGCTCCGGGATCGATTAAGACACCTATTTGGGATAAAGGATTTCATTCGATACGTCAGCGCTATCAAGAGACTGAATACGATGAGTCGTTCCAGCTTTTTATCCAGATGGCACGTAACGAAGAACAAAATGGCTTACACCCTTCGGATGTCAGCCGCGATATTTTACATGCACTCAGTTCTGAAACTCCGAAGCTTCGGTATTCGCCAGTGCCGCGGAAGATTAGAAATTACTATCTGACGAAGTTGATTCCGGTGAGTTGGATGGACACATTAACAGCCAAAATGCTTAAACTGGTCCCTTAA
- a CDS encoding O-methyltransferase, producing the protein MRKVKSDRYSYIESLSEPEDKTKEKARNHSQQIGLDAISLSVVEARLIQFQLQSVSAKKVVEIGTLTGLSASYILEALPQDGKLWTIEKSPQHAELAEDVLDTEIKAGRCQIVVDDAQKALEGLSAEGPFDAVFIDGNKAAYLNYFEWALKNTKVGGVIIADNVFLAGSVWGDMSAQKFSEKQISVLNQMNRMAFQNKSLSSVIIPTEEGMLVCKKLS; encoded by the coding sequence ATGAGAAAAGTTAAATCGGACCGATACAGTTACATCGAAAGCTTATCAGAGCCTGAAGATAAAACAAAAGAAAAAGCCCGCAATCATTCGCAGCAAATTGGTTTAGATGCCATTTCACTGTCTGTGGTGGAAGCACGTTTGATTCAGTTTCAGTTGCAAAGTGTATCTGCCAAAAAAGTCGTAGAAATCGGAACGCTAACCGGTTTGTCAGCCTCGTATATTTTGGAAGCGCTACCGCAAGATGGTAAGTTGTGGACCATAGAAAAATCACCTCAACACGCAGAGCTTGCCGAGGATGTACTAGATACAGAAATAAAAGCGGGCCGTTGTCAGATCGTTGTAGATGATGCGCAAAAAGCTTTAGAAGGTCTTTCCGCTGAGGGGCCATTTGATGCCGTTTTTATTGATGGCAACAAAGCGGCCTATTTGAACTACTTTGAATGGGCGTTGAAAAACACAAAAGTCGGCGGTGTTATCATTGCAGATAACGTGTTTCTGGCGGGTTCTGTATGGGGCGACATGAGCGCACAGAAGTTCAGTGAAAAGCAAATCTCTGTTTTAAATCAGATGAATCGTATGGCTTTCCAAAATAAGTCATTGAGTTCTGTTATCATCCCGACCGAGGAAGGAATGTTAGTATGCAAAAAACTGTCTTAG
- a CDS encoding HAD family hydrolase, producing MTNKKNLPLLIFDLDGTLIDSAADIHIALNLVLKKYNRAQVSLPTLITHIGDGLIKLVNDFFPEFELDSPELENLVNEFLDLYRDDYLTNHTSLYPGVYEFLSTYEGPKALVTNKNIHPTRRIFEHFKLDQLPWIDIIGGDSLPERKPSALPLLTVMQKIGYAPENTWMIGDGRPDMKSAIAAGCKKAAVHYGYSREDELAPYKPDLILQTFLDVKKLLG from the coding sequence ATGACGAACAAAAAAAATTTACCACTGTTGATTTTCGATCTGGATGGCACTTTGATTGATTCTGCGGCTGACATTCACATCGCCTTAAACTTAGTTCTAAAAAAATATAATCGTGCACAGGTTTCACTTCCCACTTTGATCACTCATATCGGCGATGGTTTAATTAAACTGGTAAATGATTTCTTTCCAGAATTTGAATTGGACTCTCCAGAATTAGAAAATCTTGTAAATGAATTTTTAGATCTTTATCGCGATGACTATCTAACAAATCACACCTCATTGTATCCTGGTGTCTATGAGTTTCTGAGTACCTACGAAGGCCCAAAAGCTCTGGTGACGAATAAAAATATTCACCCCACTCGTCGTATTTTTGAGCACTTCAAACTCGATCAGCTCCCATGGATTGATATCATTGGTGGAGATTCTTTACCCGAACGCAAGCCCTCAGCTTTACCTCTGCTGACAGTGATGCAGAAAATTGGCTATGCGCCTGAAAATACGTGGATGATTGGCGATGGACGCCCTGATATGAAATCAGCCATTGCTGCCGGCTGCAAAAAAGCAGCAGTTCATTACGGCTACTCACGTGAGGACGAACTGGCGCCATATAAGCCGGACTTGATTTTGCAGACCTTTCTAGACGTAAAAAAATTACTCGGCTGA
- a CDS encoding ABC transporter ATP-binding protein produces the protein MTDTLLEVKNLRTKYTTEDGVIYPVDDVSFRVKKGQTLGIVGESGCGKSQTALSIMRLIQKPGLIESGDISFKGDSLLKKSDSQMRQILGNQMAMIFQEPMTSLNPVFTVGNQVEESIRLHKKDLTKEQVKERAIEMLRLVGIPAPEKRYEEYPHQLSGGMRQRVMIAMAMSCNPQLLIADEPTTALDVTIQAQILDLMRKVQKEFEAGMILITHDLGVVAEMCQDVLVMYAGKVVEYGTVEDIFYRPRHPYTKGLLNSIPHFETGSRLKSLQTIPGLVPSLYNLPKGCRFQERCAFVSDVCRQKEPLLENLRASHRVACFNSDSTSTTTARTL, from the coding sequence ATGACAGACACTCTTTTAGAAGTTAAAAATTTACGCACAAAGTATACAACTGAAGATGGTGTGATTTATCCAGTAGACGATGTCAGTTTTCGTGTTAAAAAAGGACAGACTCTAGGAATCGTGGGTGAATCTGGTTGCGGGAAATCGCAAACTGCATTGTCGATCATGCGCCTGATTCAAAAACCTGGTTTAATTGAATCTGGTGATATCTCTTTTAAAGGCGATAGTTTGCTGAAAAAAAGCGATTCTCAAATGCGCCAAATTCTTGGAAACCAAATGGCGATGATTTTCCAAGAGCCGATGACATCTTTAAATCCTGTTTTCACTGTTGGAAACCAAGTTGAAGAAAGCATTCGTCTTCACAAAAAAGATTTAACTAAAGAACAAGTCAAAGAGCGTGCAATTGAAATGTTACGCCTTGTTGGTATTCCGGCTCCAGAAAAGCGCTACGAAGAATACCCACACCAATTATCAGGTGGTATGCGCCAACGTGTGATGATCGCCATGGCAATGAGCTGTAATCCACAGTTATTGATCGCGGATGAGCCAACAACTGCTTTGGACGTAACTATCCAAGCACAGATCTTAGATTTAATGCGTAAGGTTCAAAAAGAATTCGAAGCCGGCATGATCTTGATCACGCATGACTTAGGCGTTGTGGCAGAAATGTGCCAAGACGTTCTTGTGATGTATGCAGGAAAAGTTGTGGAGTATGGAACTGTAGAAGATATTTTCTATCGTCCTCGTCATCCATACACTAAAGGTCTATTGAACTCTATTCCGCACTTCGAAACAGGGTCACGTCTGAAGTCACTTCAAACTATCCCTGGCTTAGTACCAAGTTTATATAACTTACCAAAGGGTTGTCGCTTCCAAGAGCGCTGCGCTTTTGTTTCTGATGTTTGTCGTCAGAAAGAACCTCTACTAGAAAATCTACGCGCTTCACACCGCGTGGCTTGCTTTAACTCTGACTCAACTTCGACAACAACTGCGAGGACTTTATGA
- a CDS encoding ABC transporter ATP-binding protein: MSEVLLRAENVVKKFPIYGGLFSREVAAVKAVQNVSFEIKKGETLGLVGESGCGKSTLGRCLIRLIEPTEGKVYFKGQDITQADSNALRELRKKMQIIFQDPYASLNPRMTIGAILEEPLLIHNLFDSAKDRADRIRELITLVGLRPEHLNRYPHEFSGGQRQRVGIARALAVNPELIICDEPVSALDVSIQAQVINLLMELQQKLGLTYVFIAHDLKVVEHVSHRVAVMYLGKIVEMAESDELYRNPQHPYTKALLSAIPIPDPKPRAERIILTGDVPSPLNPPPGCHFNPRCPIASEECTKITPELREITGGHYARCIKV; encoded by the coding sequence ATGAGCGAAGTTTTATTACGTGCCGAAAATGTTGTAAAAAAATTCCCTATTTACGGCGGACTTTTCTCTCGTGAAGTGGCTGCGGTTAAAGCCGTGCAAAATGTCTCTTTCGAAATTAAAAAAGGGGAAACCTTAGGCCTTGTGGGTGAATCTGGCTGTGGAAAGTCAACGCTAGGTCGTTGCTTGATCCGCTTGATCGAGCCAACAGAAGGCAAAGTCTACTTCAAAGGACAAGATATTACACAAGCTGATAGCAATGCTTTACGTGAGTTACGTAAAAAAATGCAAATCATCTTCCAAGATCCCTACGCCTCTTTGAATCCACGTATGACTATTGGGGCTATTCTTGAAGAGCCACTTTTAATTCATAATCTTTTCGATTCGGCTAAAGACCGCGCTGATCGCATTCGTGAACTCATCACGCTTGTTGGTTTACGCCCAGAACATCTTAATCGCTATCCACATGAGTTTTCTGGTGGACAAAGACAGCGTGTGGGTATTGCCCGCGCCTTAGCGGTAAACCCAGAGCTTATTATCTGTGACGAACCTGTATCTGCCTTGGACGTTTCAATCCAAGCACAGGTCATCAACTTGTTGATGGAGTTACAACAGAAGCTGGGTCTAACTTATGTATTTATCGCCCATGATCTAAAAGTTGTAGAGCACGTTTCCCATCGCGTAGCAGTTATGTACTTAGGTAAAATCGTCGAAATGGCCGAATCAGACGAACTGTATCGCAATCCACAACATCCTTATACAAAAGCGTTGTTGTCAGCGATTCCGATTCCAGATCCAAAACCACGTGCTGAACGCATCATCTTAACTGGTGATGTTCCCTCGCCTTTGAATCCTCCGCCAGGCTGTCACTTTAACCCTCGTTGCCCTATCGCTTCAGAGGAGTGTACGAAAATCACGCCTGAGTTACGCGAGATCACTGGCGGGCACTACGCACGCTGTATCAAAGTCTAG
- a CDS encoding PilZ domain-containing protein, whose product MSSKVYWVFYDSLSKFQSNPVSTEEAQIMIFKMRPPQMARFYVWTTGWQSWQPLRSYLESDQKNFVSTFTVPVPALPGEDTIKATVKEVLENTQTKTNFKISKDDTKSFSSIRLDEETVSRIVRQESADKHSTFNGEEITWSNIQKPDLDFSNLQQNKQMSRREPRHELKIEVLLISSKGKTFRSRSKNISLSGSLLEDTIPFDYYDIAFDVIVINNHTADPSKSRVKMQARTVGDGLTQRIHYQNPTEQQKKSLQSLLEDYLEVQKRSLSKTG is encoded by the coding sequence ATGTCGAGTAAAGTCTATTGGGTTTTCTATGATTCACTTTCAAAGTTTCAATCTAATCCTGTTTCTACGGAAGAAGCCCAAATCATGATTTTTAAAATGCGCCCTCCGCAAATGGCGCGTTTTTACGTTTGGACAACAGGGTGGCAAAGTTGGCAGCCCCTACGCTCGTATCTTGAGAGCGATCAGAAAAATTTTGTTTCTACATTTACAGTTCCGGTTCCTGCTTTACCCGGTGAAGACACGATTAAAGCCACTGTAAAAGAAGTTTTAGAAAACACTCAGACAAAAACGAATTTTAAAATTTCAAAAGATGATACGAAATCATTTTCAAGTATTCGCTTAGATGAAGAAACTGTTAGCCGTATCGTCCGCCAAGAAAGTGCAGACAAGCACAGCACTTTCAATGGTGAAGAGATCACATGGTCGAATATTCAAAAACCTGACTTAGACTTTTCAAATCTGCAACAAAACAAACAGATGTCACGCCGTGAACCACGTCATGAGTTAAAAATTGAAGTTCTATTGATCTCTTCTAAAGGAAAAACTTTCCGCAGTCGCTCGAAGAATATTTCTCTTTCTGGAAGCCTGTTGGAAGATACGATCCCATTTGACTACTACGATATTGCTTTCGATGTAATTGTGATCAACAACCACACGGCAGATCCTTCAAAATCCCGCGTAAAAATGCAGGCACGCACTGTGGGTGATGGCTTAACACAAAGAATTCACTATCAAAATCCAACTGAACAACAAAAGAAGTCTTTGCAATCACTCTTAGAAGACTATCTAGAAGTACAAAAAAGAAGTCTGTCGAAAACCGGCTAA
- a CDS encoding response regulator, which yields MAKKFITSDLISKIEKLTKQRMSEQPVVSLDQFRDAHKKMNPQHILVIEDDETQRLSLKRILEAEGYTTLLAADSAELTAILDEERDVHLILMDIGLPWINGFELAEMMKQHPDLRKLPLVFLSAQAEPEDFARAREVGAADYIKKPFDIEKLKQVVADLLSQPK from the coding sequence ATGGCGAAAAAATTTATTACCAGTGATTTGATCAGTAAAATTGAAAAATTGACTAAGCAACGAATGTCAGAACAGCCCGTTGTGAGCTTAGATCAATTTCGTGATGCTCATAAAAAAATGAACCCTCAGCATATTCTTGTTATCGAGGATGACGAAACTCAGCGTCTATCATTGAAAAGAATTTTAGAGGCGGAAGGGTATACAACTTTGTTAGCCGCAGATTCTGCTGAACTCACAGCTATTTTGGATGAAGAGCGCGATGTTCATTTGATTCTAATGGATATCGGTCTTCCTTGGATCAATGGTTTTGAGCTAGCAGAAATGATGAAACAACATCCAGACTTACGAAAATTACCATTGGTATTCTTGTCAGCTCAGGCTGAGCCAGAAGACTTTGCGCGTGCTCGTGAAGTGGGAGCCGCTGATTATATCAAAAAACCTTTTGATATCGAAAAGTTAAAACAGGTTGTTGCGGACTTGTTGTCTCAACCTAAATAA